The Deltaproteobacteria bacterium genome includes a window with the following:
- the recC gene encoding exodeoxyribonuclease V subunit gamma → MPLNIYTSNRMENLVEALAHVLREPLTAPLAPEVIVVQSKGMQRWVAMELAKHFGVWANCSYPFPNSMVWRLFSLVLPDVPDDASSFAPEVFTWKIMGLLPGFLDREEFAPLQHYLVGDKNGLKLFQLAERIADTFDQYTLFRPEMMMEWEAAEDTGKNGEWQAVLWRALVTGSKGYHRGRLKDEFSRRMMTGKPVESGIPERIAVFGISYLPKYHMEILATIARITDVNLFLLSPTREYWADIISRQAKARLTDEAGALRIEGHPLLASLGRLGRDFSDMVIEIGDVAAVQEDLYEDPGGALLLQNIQRDILNLSDPGKMTEKRLIDQHDRSIQIHSCHSPMREIEILYDNILALLGRVEGLVPRDIVVMTPDIETYAPYISSVFDGCQDASLKIPYSIADRRLKSEGQIAAVLLKILGLPGSRLTVIQLFDILEVTPVRRRFDLNNEELAIIRGWIEDTWVRWGIDEQSRIRLGLPGYRENSWRAGLDRLLLGYAMPDENGRLFNGKLPYDEIEGSSAQALGKLVDFINKVADIADSLIKPRTLAEWQDQCGNLLADFITADEDMARELATVAGVVANIGELAEQSGFDSKVELGVIRAWLTARLDQEEKGLGFITGGVTFCAMLPMRSIPFRVVTLIGMNDGGFPRQNFAPGFDLIARNPRRGDRSLRDEDRYLFLESILSARDCLYISYIGQSIKDNSEIPPSVLVSELLDVIDRGFNAGKDDTIEGHLVTRHRLQAFSRDYFSEDSPLFSYSAENCAALQAAGGTFFCRASPAAEFLAKPLAAPADEWKDIPLIKLLRFFDNPAKFFLENRLGIRLEDVVAPLEEREPFAVDGLDAYNLKKDLLEIVLQGGDAHDYLSVARCRGIIPPARHGEMVFETLVGDVEAFAQVVRDKVGDKIPLAPLDFELDLAGFRLTGRLDGIWPERMIRYRCAKLKAKDQLRAWIVHLVLNAARKEAYPRETLLIMTNGTNTFNPVEDAAAILQIFLDIYWQGLMTPLRFFPASAMAYAEKQEWNLGRARGKWEDGYNDIPGEGRDPYFRLCFGHVDPFNAEFERIAHALLEPMLQHLE, encoded by the coding sequence ATGCCACTCAATATCTACACCAGCAACCGGATGGAAAATCTGGTTGAGGCCCTTGCCCACGTGCTCAGGGAGCCCCTTACCGCTCCCCTGGCGCCGGAAGTGATTGTCGTACAGAGCAAGGGGATGCAGCGCTGGGTCGCGATGGAGCTGGCAAAGCATTTCGGTGTCTGGGCCAACTGCAGCTATCCGTTTCCGAACTCCATGGTATGGCGGCTGTTTAGCCTGGTGCTTCCGGATGTTCCCGATGATGCATCCTCCTTTGCTCCGGAAGTTTTTACGTGGAAGATTATGGGGCTTCTGCCTGGATTCCTGGACCGTGAGGAATTTGCCCCATTGCAGCATTATCTCGTTGGGGACAAAAACGGGCTCAAACTTTTTCAGCTCGCGGAACGTATTGCCGACACCTTCGACCAGTACACCCTGTTCCGTCCGGAGATGATGATGGAATGGGAAGCAGCCGAAGACACCGGCAAAAATGGCGAGTGGCAGGCGGTCCTCTGGCGGGCTCTGGTGACCGGCAGTAAAGGATACCACCGAGGGCGACTCAAGGATGAATTTTCCCGTCGGATGATGACGGGCAAGCCGGTTGAGAGCGGGATACCGGAAAGGATCGCGGTATTCGGCATCTCCTATTTGCCGAAGTACCATATGGAAATCCTGGCAACGATCGCCCGGATCACGGATGTCAACCTTTTCCTTCTAAGCCCCACCCGCGAATATTGGGCCGACATCATCTCCAGGCAGGCAAAGGCGCGGTTGACAGATGAGGCTGGCGCATTGCGGATCGAAGGGCATCCACTCCTGGCGTCTCTCGGCAGGCTGGGCCGTGACTTTTCCGACATGGTCATTGAGATCGGCGATGTGGCTGCCGTCCAGGAAGATCTCTACGAAGATCCTGGCGGGGCTTTGCTTCTGCAAAATATACAACGTGATATTCTCAACCTCTCCGATCCTGGGAAGATGACGGAAAAACGTCTGATTGATCAGCATGACCGGTCAATCCAGATTCATTCCTGCCACAGCCCGATGCGCGAAATAGAGATTCTCTACGACAACATCCTTGCCCTCCTGGGACGTGTAGAAGGCCTCGTGCCGCGGGATATCGTCGTGATGACCCCCGACATTGAAACCTATGCACCGTATATCTCGTCGGTCTTCGACGGGTGTCAGGATGCCTCTCTGAAAATCCCTTACTCCATTGCTGATCGGCGTCTGAAGAGCGAGGGGCAGATCGCTGCGGTGCTGCTTAAGATTCTGGGGCTTCCCGGCAGCCGGCTCACCGTCATCCAGTTGTTCGACATCCTTGAAGTAACTCCGGTCAGAAGGCGTTTCGACTTGAACAATGAAGAGCTCGCAATCATCCGCGGCTGGATCGAGGATACGTGGGTACGATGGGGGATAGACGAGCAGAGTCGAATCCGCCTGGGGCTTCCCGGCTATCGCGAAAACTCCTGGCGGGCCGGGCTTGATCGTCTCCTCCTGGGCTATGCCATGCCCGACGAAAATGGGCGTCTGTTCAACGGCAAGCTCCCTTACGATGAGATAGAAGGTTCCAGTGCCCAAGCCCTCGGCAAACTTGTGGATTTTATCAACAAAGTTGCGGATATAGCAGATAGTCTGATAAAGCCCCGCACCCTCGCCGAGTGGCAGGATCAGTGCGGCAACCTTTTGGCAGACTTTATCACTGCTGACGAAGACATGGCCCGTGAACTGGCAACAGTCGCCGGCGTGGTGGCAAACATCGGTGAATTGGCGGAGCAGTCCGGTTTCGACTCGAAGGTGGAACTTGGCGTCATTCGGGCGTGGCTCACCGCACGTCTGGACCAGGAAGAAAAGGGGCTTGGTTTCATCACCGGCGGCGTCACGTTCTGCGCCATGCTCCCCATGCGAAGTATTCCTTTCCGGGTCGTTACGCTTATTGGGATGAACGATGGCGGTTTCCCCCGGCAGAACTTCGCCCCTGGGTTTGACCTGATTGCCCGGAATCCCCGGCGCGGTGACCGTTCCTTACGCGATGAGGACCGCTACCTCTTTCTTGAGTCCATTCTTTCGGCTCGCGACTGTCTGTACATAAGCTATATCGGCCAGAGCATCAAGGATAACAGCGAGATCCCGCCCTCGGTGCTGGTGAGCGAACTCCTTGATGTCATTGACCGGGGATTTAACGCGGGGAAGGACGATACAATCGAAGGGCATCTCGTTACGCGACACCGCCTCCAAGCCTTCAGCCGGGACTATTTTTCCGAAGACTCGCCGTTATTCAGCTATTCGGCCGAAAACTGTGCAGCGCTCCAGGCAGCAGGGGGCACTTTTTTTTGCAGGGCGTCCCCTGCTGCCGAGTTTCTGGCAAAACCCCTTGCCGCCCCTGCCGACGAGTGGAAGGACATTCCGCTGATAAAGCTCCTGCGGTTTTTCGACAACCCGGCTAAATTCTTCCTGGAGAACAGGCTGGGAATTCGCCTTGAGGATGTCGTCGCCCCGCTGGAAGAACGGGAACCATTCGCAGTGGATGGCCTGGACGCTTATAACCTGAAAAAGGATCTCCTGGAAATTGTGCTTCAGGGCGGCGATGCTCATGATTACCTCTCCGTTGCCCGTTGTCGCGGGATCATCCCGCCTGCCAGGCACGGTGAGATGGTTTTCGAAACCTTAGTCGGTGACGTTGAAGCGTTTGCCCAGGTAGTGCGAGACAAAGTCGGCGATAAAATCCCGTTAGCGCCTCTCGATTTCGAACTCGATCTGGCAGGATTCAGATTGACCGGACGGCTGGATGGAATCTGGCCGGAGCGGATGATTCGCTATCGTTGTGCAAAACTGAAGGCGAAAGACCAACTTCGCGCCTGGATAGTGCACCTCGTCCTCAATGCGGCGCGAAAGGAAGCATACCCCCGGGAAACATTGCTGATCATGACCAACGGCACAAATACGTTCAATCCCGTGGAAGATGCCGCCGCCATCCTGCAGATTTTCCTCGATATTTACTGGCAGGGATTGATGACCCCACTCCGGTTTTTCCCCGCTTCGGCCATGGCGTACGCGGAAAAGCAGGAATGGAATCTGGGGCGGGCGCGGGGGAAATGGGAAGACGGCTATAACGACATACCCGGAGAGGGCAGGGACCCCTATTTCCGGCTCTGCTTTGGCCATGTAGATCCGTTTAATGCCGAATTCGAACGTATTGCCCACGCATTGCTGGAACCAATGCTCCAACACCTGGAATAA
- a CDS encoding polymorphic toxin-type HINT domain-containing protein has protein sequence MNRGIVLKAILLLFFLASSPVWARGGGGCLVKGTPVQTPSGVVAIEKLHVGDRVWSFSGNKIHVGTVRALTEISADRYLEISAGNTTVTVTSEHPMMVGPGEYRVARQLNIGDMIYLVNQGNAYSVPVRSIQSSRANLPAYNLLVFPGGTYISADVVVHNKGCFLPESPVMRSDGSEMPISAVRPGDELLAYSPEGRTVSTRVKDIIRHRVDEYIILRTDRQTIRVTAEHPFYVGRGTFKTLEVLKVGDNIFAWDGRSFLEQPIVSLEKVRESVPVFNLQTDYPNTFIAGGLAVHNKGGGCFPAGTRIRTPSGEISIEILSAGDEVQTVGPDGQIIHAEVEKLFATRADIFSVETEGGVLRTTSDHPVGLLDGTFIEAGRLQNGDKVLTWVNGALSPTRVVKTSTVARGQVVFNLSVGGPHTFLAEGFLTHNKGGGFRSSSSSGSSGRSGQSESSFGVFIFVILLLVIVLILAVKFKLVTINDKGQGNLDYTYSPSVVVKKAMKTEKLLEFLSRQDSSVSKSELRALAEATFRKLQECWEKRDYGPMESLLVRALFGQHKSQLGGLARNHEINRIEGLKVEQVDIVNIRYTERPDQREFTALITASARDYYVDDRTNKFLRGDGVSAKFQEFWTFQRSSDGWLLREIEQAGESDVLKDENFVEMLTDQTLQGIYSEMAGKEGKAGPWLEKGTEEKATRIDRMLNFLVRTDKLWNRQQMIELARQVFLSVFLARESCDPAQAPEADLFPEVAASLRKQILQWQMEGTNVEYRNLCVRKAELILVRNFTDPAKDEFSVRISAHAQKIVHKGSQILSEQQYVTPFEEYWTFGRLDEVWKLKEVLQPARGEKLIAVDNVDEDSSTGQMQWYYRQTRAN, from the coding sequence ATGAATAGAGGAATTGTTTTAAAGGCGATACTTCTCTTATTTTTTCTTGCTTCTTCTCCTGTATGGGCGCGAGGTGGCGGAGGCTGCCTCGTAAAGGGTACCCCGGTTCAGACACCCTCGGGCGTCGTCGCCATTGAGAAACTTCATGTTGGTGACCGAGTCTGGAGCTTTTCAGGTAACAAAATCCATGTTGGAACGGTAAGGGCGCTAACCGAAATCTCAGCGGATCGTTATTTGGAAATCTCTGCCGGGAATACGACGGTGACCGTCACCTCGGAGCACCCGATGATGGTTGGTCCAGGAGAGTACCGCGTTGCCCGCCAGCTTAATATAGGCGACATGATTTACCTTGTAAATCAAGGAAATGCCTATTCTGTTCCTGTCCGGTCTATCCAATCGTCCCGGGCGAATCTGCCTGCTTATAATTTGCTGGTCTTTCCGGGCGGGACTTATATTTCAGCCGACGTCGTGGTGCACAACAAAGGATGCTTTCTTCCCGAAAGCCCGGTGATGAGATCCGATGGCAGTGAAATGCCCATCAGCGCCGTCCGGCCCGGGGATGAATTGTTGGCCTATTCACCGGAAGGTCGCACGGTTTCAACAAGAGTCAAGGACATCATTCGTCACCGGGTGGATGAGTACATCATCCTCAGGACCGATCGTCAAACCATCAGGGTCACCGCAGAGCATCCATTCTATGTCGGACGCGGCACGTTCAAGACGCTTGAGGTCCTCAAGGTGGGCGACAATATTTTCGCCTGGGATGGGCGTTCCTTTTTGGAACAACCGATTGTATCGTTGGAGAAGGTTCGTGAAAGCGTCCCCGTTTTCAACCTTCAGACCGATTATCCGAACACATTTATTGCGGGCGGCCTTGCGGTCCACAACAAAGGCGGCGGCTGCTTTCCCGCAGGAACCAGGATCCGCACGCCCTCAGGTGAAATCTCCATCGAGATACTTTCGGCAGGCGATGAAGTGCAGACGGTTGGTCCGGACGGACAGATCATTCACGCTGAGGTGGAAAAACTTTTCGCAACTCGCGCCGATATTTTTTCAGTCGAGACGGAGGGAGGGGTGCTGCGGACCACTTCAGACCATCCGGTCGGGCTGCTCGACGGGACTTTTATTGAGGCTGGCAGACTTCAGAACGGGGATAAGGTGCTTACATGGGTGAATGGCGCTTTAAGCCCAACCAGAGTCGTTAAGACATCAACTGTTGCACGTGGACAAGTGGTCTTTAATCTCAGTGTAGGCGGGCCGCATACTTTTCTCGCGGAAGGCTTTTTGACCCATAACAAAGGGGGAGGATTCAGATCGAGTTCCAGCAGCGGCAGCAGCGGCCGCAGCGGCCAATCCGAGTCATCTTTTGGGGTATTTATCTTCGTCATCCTGCTTCTTGTGATCGTGCTAATCCTGGCGGTAAAATTTAAACTTGTGACCATCAATGATAAAGGCCAAGGCAACCTTGACTATACGTACAGTCCCTCGGTGGTGGTAAAAAAGGCAATGAAAACTGAAAAACTGCTGGAGTTCCTCAGCAGGCAAGATTCCTCAGTATCAAAGAGTGAATTGCGGGCATTGGCCGAAGCGACATTCCGCAAGCTACAAGAATGCTGGGAAAAGCGCGACTACGGCCCGATGGAATCCCTTCTCGTGCGCGCTCTGTTCGGGCAACACAAGTCACAGCTTGGGGGATTGGCGAGGAATCATGAGATAAACCGGATAGAGGGCCTTAAAGTGGAACAGGTGGACATTGTCAACATCCGCTACACAGAAAGGCCAGATCAGCGCGAATTCACTGCACTCATCACCGCTTCCGCGCGAGATTACTATGTTGACGACCGTACGAATAAATTCTTGCGGGGGGATGGAGTCTCGGCAAAATTTCAGGAGTTCTGGACATTCCAACGATCGAGCGATGGCTGGTTGCTCCGCGAGATCGAACAGGCGGGCGAATCTGATGTCCTCAAGGACGAGAATTTCGTCGAGATGTTGACCGATCAGACTCTCCAGGGAATCTATAGCGAGATGGCCGGTAAAGAGGGGAAGGCGGGGCCGTGGTTGGAGAAGGGAACTGAAGAAAAGGCAACGCGCATCGATCGCATGTTAAACTTCCTTGTCCGGACGGACAAACTCTGGAATCGTCAGCAGATGATCGAACTGGCGCGTCAGGTATTCTTAAGCGTGTTTCTGGCCCGCGAGTCCTGCGATCCGGCGCAGGCGCCCGAAGCAGACCTGTTCCCGGAGGTGGCAGCAAGTCTTCGCAAGCAGATCTTGCAATGGCAGATGGAAGGAACGAATGTGGAGTACCGGAATCTTTGTGTGCGCAAGGCGGAACTAATCCTGGTCAGGAATTTCACCGACCCTGCCAAAGATGAGTTCTCTGTGCGCATCAGCGCCCATGCCCAGAAAATCGTCCACAAGGGGAGCCAGATATTGAGTGAGCAACAATACGTAACCCCTTTCGAGGAATATTGGACATTTGGCCGGCTGGATGAGGTATGGAAACTCAAAGAGGTTTTGCAGCCGGCACGAGGCGAGAAGCTGATCGCCGTGGATAATGTTGATGAAGACAGCAGCACAGGGCAGATGCAATGGTATTATAGGCAGACCCGCGCCAACTGA
- a CDS encoding DUF350 domain-containing protein: MVATLSNIGWSMIFSLVGGLVGMALVLLASAIVPKLMDRLTPNIDEEKEIVRGNVAVAEYFGRVVGACILGLSIVVAAAVLGGIIAALH; encoded by the coding sequence ATGGTAGCGACATTGAGCAACATTGGATGGTCTATGATCTTTTCTCTGGTTGGTGGCTTGGTCGGCATGGCTCTGGTGCTGCTGGCTTCGGCCATCGTGCCAAAGCTGATGGACCGATTGACGCCGAACATTGACGAAGAGAAGGAGATCGTCCGCGGAAATGTGGCTGTGGCGGAATATTTCGGCAGGGTGGTGGGCGCCTGCATCCTTGGGTTGAGCATTGTTGTGGCTGCTGCTGTATTGGGCGGTATCATAGCCGCACTGCACTAG
- a CDS encoding LemA family protein, whose amino-acid sequence MMIFIIMIVGFVVLGILAMILYNSLVGARNEVKNAWSAIDVQLKRRHDLISNLIESVKGYAAHERQTLDEVVRARQQAAAFKGSVEEKSKIENALTQSLRSLFALAEAYPDLKANQNFIALQEELTSTENKIAFSRQYYNDAAMRYKNRVEMFPGNLIANMFNFQTEAFFYMESAEERAVPQVKF is encoded by the coding sequence ATGATGATTTTCATAATAATGATCGTTGGTTTCGTCGTTTTGGGCATTCTTGCCATGATCCTCTACAACAGTCTCGTTGGCGCCCGGAATGAGGTCAAAAATGCCTGGAGCGCCATTGATGTACAGCTTAAGCGGCGTCATGACCTGATTTCCAACCTGATCGAGTCCGTCAAGGGCTATGCCGCCCACGAACGGCAAACCCTCGATGAGGTAGTCAGGGCCCGCCAGCAGGCGGCAGCGTTTAAGGGAAGTGTCGAAGAGAAGTCAAAGATCGAAAACGCATTGACCCAGTCCTTGCGATCTCTCTTCGCACTGGCTGAGGCCTACCCGGATCTGAAAGCCAACCAGAACTTCATTGCACTGCAGGAGGAGCTTACATCAACGGAGAACAAGATCGCTTTCTCCCGTCAGTATTACAACGATGCAGCCATGCGATACAAAAACCGGGTGGAGATGTTCCCAGGCAACTTGATTGCTAATATGTTCAACTTCCAGACGGAGGCTTTCTTCTACATGGAAAGCGCCGAGGAACGTGCGGTTCCACAAGTTAAGTTTTAA
- a CDS encoding radical SAM protein — protein MYEQGVIRPPSEASSLLVRVTRNCPWNKCVFCPAYKGTKFSLRTVVEVKKDLDIMAQEYQGYPVRTAFLQDGDTLVLKTEDVLEILRYIKQKFPAMERVTSYARATTLRKKSVAELKQLKDAGLTRIHVGMESGSEKVLKLINKGITPEDIVAGGKHVKEAGIELSEYIMPGLGGRTLSEEHALETARLLNMIEPDFIRVRTFAMHPRSPMQKMVENGTFVPMTDEEIVTEIRLLVENLSEMPAYFSCGDFSLNLLMYVDGYLNANKAKMLSDLDYYLSLTKEQKQAYSLLRRGSHINHPADVVRDEELMKRVRPEIEKREKSGPDGFNQYISYLMTYQLPQPQTDDWQ, from the coding sequence ATGTATGAACAAGGAGTCATAAGGCCGCCCAGCGAGGCGTCGAGCCTGCTGGTCAGAGTTACCAGAAATTGCCCGTGGAATAAGTGCGTTTTCTGTCCGGCGTACAAAGGGACCAAGTTTTCACTAAGGACAGTGGTGGAAGTCAAAAAAGATTTAGACATTATGGCGCAGGAGTATCAAGGTTATCCTGTCCGGACGGCCTTTTTACAGGACGGGGACACCCTCGTATTAAAAACGGAAGATGTCTTGGAAATCTTGCGCTACATCAAACAAAAATTCCCCGCCATGGAACGGGTAACATCCTATGCCAGGGCGACAACGCTCAGGAAAAAGAGCGTAGCAGAGCTGAAACAATTAAAAGACGCCGGATTAACAAGGATACATGTCGGCATGGAAAGCGGCTCGGAAAAAGTACTGAAATTGATCAATAAAGGAATAACGCCGGAAGATATTGTCGCAGGCGGCAAACATGTTAAAGAAGCCGGCATTGAACTCTCCGAATATATCATGCCCGGCCTCGGCGGCCGTACTTTAAGTGAAGAACATGCCTTGGAAACGGCAAGGTTATTGAATATGATTGAACCGGATTTCATCAGGGTGCGCACCTTCGCCATGCATCCCAGGTCTCCCATGCAGAAGATGGTTGAAAATGGGACTTTTGTTCCGATGACCGACGAGGAGATTGTGACCGAGATCAGGCTGCTGGTGGAAAATCTCAGCGAAATGCCCGCCTATTTCTCCTGTGGCGATTTCAGCTTGAATCTTTTGATGTATGTGGATGGGTATCTCAATGCCAATAAGGCAAAAATGTTGAGTGATCTCGATTACTATCTGTCTCTTACCAAGGAGCAGAAACAGGCATACTCACTGCTGAGGCGGGGTTCCCACATAAATCATCCTGCCGATGTGGTCCGTGATGAAGAGTTGATGAAAAGGGTTCGTCCCGAAATTGAGAAAAGGGAGAAAAGCGGCCCGGATGGGTTTAATCAATACATAAGTTATCTGATGACCTATCAGCTCCCCCAGCCACAGACGGATGACTGGCAGTGA
- a CDS encoding 4Fe-4S binding protein produces the protein MKKSLTDDKTEIDIFKAWCKSCGICVAFCPSGALAIDDAGAPFVKDAQKCVRCGQCELRCPDFAISVSPPREPGKGDKVQ, from the coding sequence ATGAAAAAATCGCTGACCGACGACAAGACCGAGATAGACATCTTCAAGGCCTGGTGCAAGTCCTGCGGCATCTGTGTGGCCTTTTGTCCCTCCGGCGCTTTGGCTATTGATGACGCAGGGGCGCCCTTTGTGAAGGACGCTCAAAAGTGCGTCCGTTGCGGTCAGTGTGAGCTGCGCTGCCCCGATTTTGCCATCAGTGTATCGCCTCCGCGGGAACCAGGCAAGGGAGATAAGGTGCAATGA
- a CDS encoding 2-oxoacid:acceptor oxidoreductase subunit alpha has translation MKKRNPQEYLLQGNEAIVEGALRAGCRFFAGYPITPATDIAELLSVRLPLVDGTFIQMEDEIASLGAVIGASLAGLKSMTATSGPGFSLMQEHLGFAMMTEIPCVVVNVMRGGPSTGLPTSPSQGDVMQARWGVHGDHPSIVLCPSTVRECYDLTIRAFNLSEKYRNPVILLLDEAVAHMREKMTLSAREDIEICDRPRPTVPPEWYIPYEDTPRGIPAMADFGSGYRYHVTGLAHDVRGFPTSRPDEDGPLIMRLLRKISQNLGDIQTAELFATEDAEITVVAYGCVARSAKRAVREARAMGIKAGLLRPITIWPFVRSSLTEVLKTSRILVVPEMNMGQLSREVKRVNPGVAKVFTLNKVDGTIITSEEILRKIKEVA, from the coding sequence ATGAAAAAACGAAATCCTCAGGAATACCTGCTGCAGGGCAACGAAGCCATTGTCGAGGGCGCCCTCCGGGCCGGCTGCCGCTTTTTTGCCGGCTATCCTATCACTCCGGCCACGGACATTGCCGAACTGCTTTCCGTCCGGCTCCCCCTCGTTGATGGGACCTTCATTCAGATGGAAGATGAAATCGCCAGCTTGGGCGCCGTTATCGGGGCATCGCTCGCCGGCCTCAAATCCATGACCGCCACCAGCGGCCCCGGCTTTTCATTGATGCAGGAGCATTTAGGATTTGCCATGATGACGGAAATCCCCTGTGTCGTAGTCAACGTCATGCGGGGGGGGCCAAGCACGGGCCTCCCCACCTCACCCTCGCAGGGCGATGTCATGCAGGCGCGCTGGGGCGTCCACGGCGACCATCCGAGCATCGTCCTGTGCCCCTCAACGGTACGGGAATGTTATGATCTGACCATCCGCGCGTTCAACCTCTCGGAAAAATACCGCAATCCTGTGATCCTGCTGCTGGATGAGGCCGTTGCCCACATGCGGGAGAAGATGACGCTCTCCGCCCGGGAAGACATCGAGATATGCGATCGTCCGAGGCCGACGGTCCCCCCGGAGTGGTATATCCCCTACGAGGATACGCCCAGGGGAATACCGGCCATGGCGGATTTCGGCAGCGGGTACCGTTACCATGTAACCGGTCTTGCCCATGATGTACGGGGCTTCCCAACCTCGCGCCCCGATGAGGACGGTCCCCTGATTATGCGTCTCCTCCGGAAGATCAGCCAGAATCTGGGGGATATCCAGACAGCAGAACTCTTCGCCACGGAGGATGCCGAGATTACTGTTGTGGCCTATGGCTGTGTGGCTCGTTCCGCGAAGCGGGCGGTGCGGGAAGCGCGGGCGATGGGCATCAAGGCCGGGCTGCTCCGCCCCATCACCATCTGGCCGTTTGTGAGGTCTTCGCTTACGGAAGTGCTGAAGACTTCACGCATATTGGTCGTTCCGGAGATGAATATGGGGCAGCTCTCCCGCGAGGTGAAACGCGTCAACCCCGGAGTGGCGAAGGTGTTCACCCTGAACAAGGTGGATGGAACGATTATCACCTCCGAAGAAATTCTCCGGAAGATCAAGGAGGTAGCGTGA
- a CDS encoding 2-oxoacid:ferredoxin oxidoreductase subunit beta, whose amino-acid sequence MPEFTKLIHKYLRHDKKFPHVWCPGCGIGTMLGALIRAIDRIGYSKDEVVIVSGIGCSGRLPVYVDFHTLHTTHGRALTFATGIKLAKPDLKVIVIMGDGDAVAIGGNHFIHAARRNIDVTAIIVNNQIYGMTGGQISPTTPSGMKSTTTVYNSIEQAFNIADLATVAGAAFVARGTVYHAKQLDALMEKAFLKPGFSVVEVISHCHTHYGKLNRMGSAVEMLKWQRDHAVSVERATDLKPEERVDKIITGVLVDRIIPSYHDLYADLRKRARGTEE is encoded by the coding sequence ATGCCGGAATTCACCAAGCTGATCCATAAGTACCTGCGCCACGACAAGAAATTCCCCCACGTATGGTGCCCGGGATGCGGAATCGGGACTATGCTGGGCGCTCTGATCCGGGCCATAGACCGGATCGGTTACAGCAAGGACGAGGTGGTAATCGTATCCGGCATCGGCTGTTCGGGAAGACTGCCGGTCTATGTGGATTTTCACACGCTTCACACCACCCATGGACGGGCGCTCACCTTTGCCACCGGGATTAAGCTGGCCAAGCCCGATTTGAAGGTGATCGTGATCATGGGCGATGGTGATGCCGTCGCCATCGGCGGCAATCATTTCATCCACGCCGCCCGCAGAAATATTGACGTCACGGCCATTATCGTGAACAACCAGATTTACGGGATGACGGGCGGTCAGATCTCGCCAACCACGCCCAGCGGCATGAAATCCACCACCACGGTTTATAATAGCATCGAACAGGCCTTTAATATTGCCGATCTGGCGACAGTGGCCGGAGCTGCTTTTGTGGCCAGGGGAACGGTCTATCATGCCAAACAGCTCGATGCCCTGATGGAAAAGGCGTTTTTGAAGCCGGGGTTTTCCGTGGTAGAGGTGATATCCCATTGCCACACCCATTACGGCAAACTTAACCGTATGGGATCGGCTGTGGAAATGCTGAAATGGCAGCGGGATCACGCCGTATCGGTGGAACGGGCGACCGACTTGAAACCGGAGGAACGGGTGGATAAGATCATAACCGGTGTTCTGGTGGACAGGATTATCCCCTCGTACCATGACTTGTATGCTGATTTACGAAAACGGGCCAGGGGAACGGAGGAATAG
- a CDS encoding 2-oxoacid:acceptor oxidoreductase family protein, whose protein sequence is MAWRYEIRLGGSGGQGVILMGIILAEAIGLYEGKYVTQIQSYGPEARGGSSKAEVVISDEEIDYPEAEHPNLLLAMNQKSCDDFFSDMKPDGLVIVDSTFVSQFPPVATFGIPFTSIARDKLHREVVANIAALGALTQLTPLVSPQAMRMAIVNRTPRGTEKLNLAALSAGIQAAKKAIKQGPTKMIPGDIPRDGLLGYY, encoded by the coding sequence ATGGCGTGGCGTTATGAGATCCGTCTGGGCGGTTCCGGAGGACAGGGCGTGATCCTGATGGGGATTATACTGGCAGAAGCGATAGGCCTGTATGAAGGCAAATACGTTACGCAGATCCAGAGTTACGGTCCGGAAGCGCGGGGCGGGTCCAGCAAGGCAGAGGTGGTTATCAGCGATGAAGAGATAGATTATCCCGAGGCGGAGCACCCGAATCTACTGCTCGCCATGAACCAGAAATCCTGTGACGATTTCTTCAGCGACATGAAGCCGGACGGCTTGGTGATTGTGGATTCTACCTTCGTTTCCCAGTTTCCGCCGGTCGCAACCTTTGGAATACCCTTTACCAGCATCGCCCGGGACAAGTTACACCGGGAAGTGGTAGCCAATATAGCGGCCCTGGGCGCCCTGACCCAGCTTACCCCCTTAGTGTCTCCCCAGGCCATGCGCATGGCGATTGTGAACCGCACGCCCCGAGGCACGGAAAAACTAAATCTTGCCGCGCTGTCAGCCGGAATTCAGGCCGCCAAAAAAGCAATCAAGCAAGGTCCGACCAAGATGATTCCCGGCGATATTCCCCGCGATGGGCTGCTGGGTTATTATTGA